The Corythoichthys intestinalis isolate RoL2023-P3 chromosome 1, ASM3026506v1, whole genome shotgun sequence genomic interval catttaatgaataattaatatacagtatttcaaaAGTACAGTATGTGAGGGTTCACAAAATTTCATATGATGGACTGCATCCATTTCAGTTTCACTGATGATGCATGTGAAAAGTCTTTTAATTTTAGTTATGCAGTTAGAGGAAAACAATTTCACGATGGTCTTCACCTGCAGTATTTCAGAAATAGCAGTTGTCGGCCAACCTGGGCTCGTCAAGTATGGCTTCACTTCGACTGGCGCCATGTCACGACTTTCCATGTCCTGGGTCCGTGGGGAAAACACTCTCGCCCGTGTTTTCCCTATCTGCTTTGTTGCCAATTCCTTGAGGTATGTCAGTTGAATTGTTGCCACAAATCCAGGCAGGAGAGAAAGATAACAAAATTCCTTCTCTAAACCGCATAATCTAAAGGCTAGTCCAAGTCCAAATGGATTCAACGTCTATCCacatcaatggcatccaatgagttaatttattaaataacattaaaaaacagTAAGGAGGCTGTTGAACTGTTTCATTAGTTTCAGTGTTAAGTGGTAATATGCCAAACTTAGCATATGGTCAATGtcaaaacagttcattttaaatggaGAATTGGTTCGTCTGGCACCATCAgtgccagccaatgagttaatcagtCACTTCCGTGCCTGTTAATTGCATAGTTGTTGAAAAGGGTCTCATTTGATCATCTTGCCTTTCCAGTTTGCAGTCAGAGCCTCGGTGTGTATGGCTGTACCAACGtgagtattattttcataattattataaattacAATGTATTTAAACCTGCTTCTCTCGACCATTTTAGGAGAAATCAGGACCCTTCCTAATGGAACAGGTGTGAAAATACGCTCCACCCTcgccccctttttttttaaattaaaattgctGTAACACTTCCCATTATTTGTGAGTCTGAAAATGTTGTATTGTCTGTCTTCAGAGCTGATATGTAATAAGACAGCGATGACACTCATCCTTCCCATTGGCTCACTGAGCAACATCAACTTGGATGAGCTGCAGCTCAACAGCCCCGCTTGTCCCATAACCTTTAACAACACTCATCTCACTGCACATATTGAGTTAGATGGCTGTGGCACCAGAACTGTGGTAAAAGGCTGAAGTgattctttttgttgttgttattctaGCTTGCTCTATTCTGTGAGTTCAGAAATGCCTCTCCTGTTTTTCAGCACACAGACACAGAGCTGGTTTACACCAACACCTTGAAAAGTGTGCATCCCTCGTCCTTGATTAGACGTCAGCCCTCCCTTATCCTCCCGTTAGCCTGCCGTATCCCTGCTGTCCAAGCCAGAGGCCCAAATTTCAACGTCAATATTCCCACAATCGCCTTTGATAATACCGCTGTTCGATTAGAATTTCACTTGCCAGGTGAGGGGCCAATGTGGACATATACAAGCAATCCACAATTCAACCCTCTTGAGCTAATATCAGAGCGAGTGCGAGGGGACGCTTCACCAGTGCGTCATATTCGTGCTGTCCAAGGGGAACCTGGGTCTAGGATTAAAGAGCTGGACCTTCATTTGATTTCTAACTCCACTCTGGATCGATCTGAGCTTAGTATCCTACGTTGTGTGGAGTCTGCGACTGCAGACTTTTCCAAAGTTTACACCATTTTGGAGCAGGGGTCAGTAAAATGTGACTTCTCTGACCTATAACTCCTGAATCACATAGAGTACTTAACATCTGAAGATGTTGATTTCCAATAAACTCTCCTGAAATGTCCCTTTACAGATGCAAATCTTCCCTGTCAACAAAAGAGATTAGGGCATCAAGTAACGTAAGAATCTTCCGTCTTGATTTGTCCGAATTGGTTACAGTTGGAAACACGGTTTGTAGTTCAGTTTTACAatttccactttttttctcccTGTCATAATAGCTTGTATTGTGTAGATACTTGTTATAAACTGTCTTGtattcacttaaattttttttttttttttactaggacCCACCTGATTTATTAAACAAACCTTTTACAGTCTATGAGTAGAGAAATGGCATCAATCTGTTTTATGTATGACTTCAAACATCACAGACAGGAATGTTGTTCAACAACTTATGTATGTATAATGAGATTCCCAAATTGTAAAAAATAGAGCCTGTAGCTAGCACTCTTCCAACCAATCACGGTTGTGGGCGTCTCCACTGAAAACACACCATGCTTGACACTTACCTGTCACTCAGACATGTTCTTATACAGGTAGTATGTGTTCAAATGAGTATGCGCTATTCAGGCAGGGGTCTGCaaatccggtcctcgagagtcactatccagcttgtttttcatgtctccctcctttaacacacctgaatcaaataaccaggatcattatcaggctgctgcagagctggctggtgagctgatcatttgattcagatgTGTTAAAGGAAGGAGACAtgtaaaacaagctggatagcggcTCTCTAGGATCGGACTTGCAGACCCCTGCGCTACAGGATGAGGAACAATTGCTGCTGTGTTTGATAAAGTAGCTGACTAGCCCATAGACTGGCATTGGTGGCATTCAAAAAGTGACTGCATCACTCGGTTTTGTCTAAGTCTACTTAGCATAGCTGTCTAGTAGGCTAGGAACAGGCTCATCTGGAATAGTGGTGAGGTAAAAACTTATTATGCACCAGCAGTAGGTTTACAAATCCATTTCATCAATTATATAAGCTTATTCTATTACGGACTATAAAGTTGAACGTGACAACTTCTCAGCTCCCATCTGACTCATTTCCTTTTATCCTATGTCATACAGATGTATGTGGAGTGTGAAGTCGATTTGTGCATCACCTTCCTTCCTTCTCAGAAGTGCGCAAAACGGTGCAACCAGGTTTTGGGGAAGAGTGTGGCACCCAGAATGTTGAGCAAGCACTTCATTGTCAGGTCAAAACCTGTTAGTCTTGTGATAACAACACCAGCTCCAACTACGAGTGTCGTCACTAATGTAGCGGGGCAAACTGAAGTTCCAACAGCTGCTCCAGTTGAAAATGTCACCAGCACCTCAAATGGTAGGTTGCATCTTCAAAACACACTTGAGGTTTAGTCATTGGCACAAAGTCAAAAGCTCACGAGT includes:
- the LOC130914484 gene encoding uncharacterized protein LOC130914484 isoform X2, producing MLSPCKMMVRAHFTAIASNPCPPLTGLCTEGVNCTLHRTYVPFSGTKPSSGWCVRQWEQVLPSNYESTISLNANTTFYLSIKAAPHVRVNSGRLNHPAYVALPPPIRARKNCPHHIHLSVKDLDGDKVRCRFAIEKQGECRNCSPHSFIELNKDACTLTFTGIAKFGQYSIYLMAEDYIPTPEVSQTSESQPLSSVPVHLSLTVEQSTSSCADEPVATVRTPRDHATFHVLPFEDVKFEVDFMSQKESISEIAVVGQPGLVKYGFTSTGAMSRLSMSWVRGENTLARVFPICFVANSLSLQSEPRCVWLYQREIRTLPNGTELICNKTAMTLILPIGSLSNINLDELQLNSPACPITFNNTHLTAHIELDGCGTRTVHTDTELVYTNTLKSVHPSSLIRRQPSLILPLACRIPAVQARGPNFNVNIPTIAFDNTAVRLEFHLPGEGPMWTYTSNPQFNPLELISERVRGDASPVRHIRAVQGEPGSRIKELDLHLISNSTLDRSELSILRCVESATADFSKVYTILEQGCKSSLSTKEIRASSNVRIFRLDLSELVTVGNTMYVECEVDLCITFLPSQKCAKRCNQVLGKSVAPRMLSKHFIVRSKPVSLVITTPAPTTSVVTNVAGQTEVPTAAPVENVTSTSNAPERASFMAVGLTFNIICIFLQHIFVH
- the LOC130914484 gene encoding uncharacterized protein LOC130914484 isoform X1 encodes the protein MVDGRTLAIVAQSLALFWMGLTISEASSLGLTVHVEPMQNDGGQSVRAHFTAIASNPCPPLTGLCTEGVNCTLHRTYVPFSGTKPSSGWCVRQWEQVLPSNYESTISLNANTTFYLSIKAAPHVRVNSGRLNHPAYVALPPPIRARKNCPHHIHLSVKDLDGDKVRCRFAIEKQGECRNCSPHSFIELNKDACTLTFTGIAKFGQYSIYLMAEDYIPTPEVSQTSESQPLSSVPVHLSLTVEQSTSSCADEPVATVRTPRDHATFHVLPFEDVKFEVDFMSQKESISEIAVVGQPGLVKYGFTSTGAMSRLSMSWVRGENTLARVFPICFVANSLSLQSEPRCVWLYQREIRTLPNGTELICNKTAMTLILPIGSLSNINLDELQLNSPACPITFNNTHLTAHIELDGCGTRTVHTDTELVYTNTLKSVHPSSLIRRQPSLILPLACRIPAVQARGPNFNVNIPTIAFDNTAVRLEFHLPGEGPMWTYTSNPQFNPLELISERVRGDASPVRHIRAVQGEPGSRIKELDLHLISNSTLDRSELSILRCVESATADFSKVYTILEQGCKSSLSTKEIRASSNVRIFRLDLSELVTVGNTMYVECEVDLCITFLPSQKCAKRCNQVLGKSVAPRMLSKHFIVRSKPVSLVITTPAPTTSVVTNVAGQTEVPTAAPVENVTSTSNAPERASFMAVGLTFNIICIFLQHIFVH